One Kallotenue papyrolyticum genomic window carries:
- a CDS encoding TetR/AcrR family transcriptional regulator — protein MDEPLTRSRARLEKSQLRAERILEAALEVFAQKGYRDAAIDDIAIASQTSKGGVYFHFPNKQAIFLRLLDQMAHLLLSRAEQAMAAEPDPLRKGDAALLTMLRTFAGHRRLTRLFLVEALGAGREFNLKMQEIHAAFAGLISRYLDELVAAGLIAPLDTQIAGMAWFGGINEVVRRWVLTGQPEHLEDAYPALRDLLRRSIGQPTDHA, from the coding sequence ATGGACGAGCCGCTTACCCGCTCACGAGCGCGGCTGGAGAAGAGCCAACTCCGCGCCGAACGCATTCTGGAGGCCGCGCTGGAGGTCTTCGCGCAGAAGGGCTACCGCGACGCGGCGATCGATGACATTGCCATCGCTTCACAGACCTCCAAGGGCGGCGTGTACTTCCATTTCCCGAACAAACAAGCCATTTTCCTGCGCCTGCTCGATCAGATGGCTCACTTGTTGCTGTCGCGCGCCGAGCAGGCCATGGCTGCTGAGCCCGACCCGCTGCGCAAAGGCGATGCTGCACTGCTGACCATGCTGCGCACCTTTGCCGGCCACCGGCGTCTGACACGCCTGTTTCTGGTTGAAGCGCTGGGCGCCGGTCGTGAATTCAACCTCAAAATGCAAGAGATCCATGCGGCCTTTGCCGGGCTGATCAGCCGCTACCTGGACGAGCTGGTCGCCGCCGGTCTGATCGCGCCGCTGGATACGCAGATCGCCGGTATGGCCTGGTTTGGCGGGATCAACGAAGTCGTGCGGCGCTGGGTGCTCACCGGCCAGCCCGAACATCTGGAAGACGCCTATCCGGCGCTGCGCGATCTGCTGCGCCGCTCGATCGGCCAGCCGACCGACCATGCCTGA
- the rpmE gene encoding 50S ribosomal protein L31, giving the protein MKPGIHPKYQEATVVCACGNTFTTRSTRPNLRVDICSKCHPFFTGEQRIVDTAGQVDRFMKRLQTAQSRQAEAEARQQARQEQPKKRSLYREVFGDDDETTNPAAE; this is encoded by the coding sequence ATGAAGCCAGGAATTCATCCCAAATACCAGGAAGCGACCGTTGTTTGCGCCTGTGGCAACACCTTCACCACGCGCTCGACACGGCCAAACCTGCGGGTCGACATCTGCTCGAAGTGCCATCCCTTCTTCACAGGCGAGCAGCGCATTGTCGATACCGCCGGGCAGGTTGATCGCTTCATGAAGCGGCTCCAGACGGCGCAGTCGCGTCAGGCTGAAGCCGAAGCGCGCCAGCAGGCCCGCCAGGAGCAGCCGAAGAAGCGCTCGCTCTACCGCGAGGTCTTTGGCGACGATGACGAAACGACGAACCCTGCCGCCGAGTAG
- a CDS encoding ABC transporter substrate-binding protein, whose translation MRRLSLALLALALLISGCRAAATPPSTAATGGARTPVRIAMGYIPDVQFAPFYVAQARGYYQAAGLEVTIDHSDVRDALVQVGQGRLTFANAAGDEILQARAQGIPIKLVFQTFQQLPVAIFAKQSAGIKTPADLRGKTVGVPGRFGATYIGLLAVLYAAQVPADQVNIVEIGFTQAAAVREDKVDAAVGYFNNEPLLLQAEGIPVDVLPVSEYISLVSNGIIAADTLIETQPDLVRRFVSATARGLQETIADPEAAFRDALRFIPELPAERQAFELNKLKQTTALWQSAVTQQHGLGYSDPAAWETTYRFLRESGLLQAQVEVTSAFTNDLRP comes from the coding sequence ATGCGGCGACTGAGTCTCGCTTTGCTGGCGCTTGCGCTCCTGATCAGCGGCTGCCGCGCGGCGGCCACGCCACCTTCCACAGCTGCCACAGGCGGCGCGCGCACGCCGGTGCGCATCGCGATGGGCTATATTCCAGATGTGCAGTTCGCGCCCTTTTATGTCGCGCAGGCGCGCGGCTACTACCAGGCCGCCGGCCTGGAGGTCACCATCGATCATAGCGACGTGCGCGATGCGCTGGTCCAGGTCGGCCAGGGACGGCTGACCTTCGCCAACGCCGCCGGCGACGAAATTCTGCAGGCACGCGCGCAGGGCATTCCGATCAAGCTGGTCTTCCAAACCTTCCAGCAACTGCCCGTGGCGATCTTCGCCAAGCAGAGCGCCGGCATCAAAACGCCCGCCGACCTGCGCGGCAAAACCGTTGGCGTGCCCGGACGCTTCGGCGCGACCTACATCGGCCTACTGGCAGTGCTCTACGCCGCGCAGGTTCCTGCCGATCAGGTCAACATTGTCGAGATCGGCTTCACGCAGGCCGCCGCCGTACGCGAGGACAAGGTGGACGCCGCCGTCGGCTACTTCAACAACGAGCCGCTGCTGCTCCAGGCGGAAGGTATTCCGGTTGACGTCCTGCCCGTCTCGGAGTACATTAGCCTGGTGAGCAACGGCATCATCGCAGCGGACACGCTGATCGAGACGCAGCCCGACCTGGTGCGGCGCTTTGTAAGCGCAACCGCGCGCGGCCTGCAGGAGACGATCGCCGATCCCGAGGCCGCCTTCCGCGACGCATTGCGCTTCATTCCGGAGCTGCCCGCCGAGCGCCAGGCCTTCGAGCTGAACAAATTGAAACAGACCACTGCACTGTGGCAGTCGGCGGTGACGCAGCAACACGGCCTGGGCTACAGCGATCCGGCCGCCTGGGAGACTACCTACCGCTTTTTGCGCGAAAGCGGACTGCTGCAGGCCCAGGTCGAGGTTACCAGCGCGTTCACTAACGATCTGCGACCATGA
- the rpmA gene encoding 50S ribosomal protein L27 has product MAHKKGVGSSRNGRDSNPKMRGVKLYGGQIAKPGMIIVRQCGTKIRPGKNVGLGRDYTIYSLIDGVVTFEPYSRTQKQVSVYPVTETTGA; this is encoded by the coding sequence ATGGCACATAAGAAAGGTGTAGGCAGCTCGCGCAACGGACGCGACAGCAATCCGAAGATGCGCGGTGTCAAGCTCTACGGCGGCCAGATCGCCAAGCCGGGCATGATCATCGTGCGCCAGTGCGGCACCAAGATCCGCCCCGGCAAGAACGTTGGCCTGGGCCGCGACTACACGATCTACTCGCTGATCGACGGTGTTGTCACTTTCGAGCCCTATTCGCGCACGCAGAAGCAGGTCAGCGTCTATCCCGTCACCGAAACGACCGGCGCCTGA
- a CDS encoding ABC transporter permease has protein sequence MISAPVSRPRIAEGIRPAPGPRQAEAVRATPQPRPAWRAHLLSALALLALWQIAVSLLRYPRWLFPGPLDVLLRLQQALADGTLVAHIVPTLLESSLGFCLALVIGSLLGYLVAHSPRLERVLAPYLTAAQAIPVIAIAPLILIWFGYSSEIMRNAMIAAVVVLFPIFSSTLTGIRTIPKELREVGLVEGATRLQRLRYIELPLALPVLLSGIRTSLAYATTGAVVGEFIGSRYGLGALINVARGFFDTPLIFVALLCLGLITLSFYLSFRLVERLLMARLG, from the coding sequence GTGATCTCAGCTCCAGTATCCCGGCCGCGCATCGCGGAGGGAATACGCCCGGCGCCCGGACCGCGGCAGGCCGAAGCGGTCCGGGCCACGCCACAGCCGCGGCCGGCCTGGCGCGCGCACCTGCTCTCGGCGCTCGCGTTGCTCGCCCTTTGGCAGATAGCGGTGAGTCTGTTGCGCTACCCGCGCTGGCTGTTTCCAGGGCCACTCGATGTTCTGCTGCGCTTGCAGCAGGCGCTAGCCGACGGCACGCTGGTGGCGCACATCGTACCAACGCTGCTGGAGTCAAGCCTGGGCTTCTGCCTGGCGCTGGTGATCGGCTCGCTGCTGGGCTACCTGGTCGCGCACTCGCCGCGGCTAGAGCGCGTGCTGGCGCCGTATCTGACCGCAGCACAGGCCATTCCGGTGATCGCCATCGCGCCATTGATCCTGATCTGGTTCGGCTACAGCTCGGAGATCATGCGCAATGCCATGATCGCCGCAGTAGTGGTGCTGTTCCCGATCTTCAGCAGCACGCTGACCGGCATCCGCACCATCCCCAAGGAGCTGCGCGAGGTCGGTCTGGTCGAGGGCGCGACGCGCCTGCAGCGCCTGCGCTATATCGAGCTGCCGCTGGCGCTGCCGGTGCTGCTCAGCGGCATTCGCACCAGCCTGGCCTACGCCACCACCGGCGCGGTCGTCGGCGAGTTCATCGGCTCGCGCTATGGCCTGGGCGCGCTGATCAACGTAGCGCGCGGCTTCTTCGATACGCCGTTGATCTTCGTGGCCCTGCTCTGCCTGGGCCTGATCACCCTGAGCTTTTACCTGAGCTTCCGCCTGGTCGAACGTCTGCTCATGGCACGGCTTGGCTAA
- the menD gene encoding 2-succinyl-5-enolpyruvyl-6-hydroxy-3-cyclohexene-1-carboxylic-acid synthase: MDARNPTYAYVTALTDELVRAGLRHVVICPGSRSTPLAYSFAALAERSDLRLWVQLDERSAAFFALGIAKATGTPVALVCTSGTAAANFLPAIAEARLSRVPLVVLTADRPHELRDVGAPQSMDQLRLYGTHAKWFVEMALPEASSSMLRYARTVAARAMATAAAAPAGPVHLNLPLREPLTPDAQPDAPLPQPRDALAWQGRPEQQPFVAVHATPQTPPPALLAALATALAGRERGLIIVGPQDDAELAAPLTELAARLGFPILADPLSRLRHGPFDHRLIIDSYDAVVRDPTFVQRAAPEVVLRLGAMPTSKPLLQYLAAHPTCEQILVDHGDGWRDPALATTHLIHAEARLLVTGLLDHLPRREGNRAWAALWQQAAARARTALEAEMRRFDALFEGRVFPELAALLPAGATLVVGNSMPIRDCDTFLAGDQRPLRVLGNRGVNGIDGVVSTALGIAAASTPPVVLVLGDLSFYHDLNGLLAAKRYGLRLTVVLINNNGGGIFSFLPQANHPQHFELLFGTPHGLDFEPVVRMYGGAFQRVHDWGAFRNAVTTALAGDGLSVIEVPTERAANVQLHRRLWQAVSEALQAEGEPA; the protein is encoded by the coding sequence GTGGACGCGCGCAACCCCACCTACGCCTACGTCACTGCGCTGACAGATGAGCTGGTGCGCGCCGGGCTGCGCCATGTGGTGATCTGTCCCGGCTCGCGCTCGACGCCACTGGCCTACAGCTTCGCTGCCCTTGCCGAACGGAGCGACCTGCGGCTGTGGGTGCAGCTCGACGAGCGCTCGGCGGCCTTCTTCGCGCTGGGCATTGCCAAGGCTACAGGCACGCCCGTGGCGCTGGTCTGCACCTCTGGCACGGCCGCAGCCAACTTTCTGCCGGCGATCGCCGAAGCGCGGCTGAGTCGTGTGCCGCTGGTGGTGCTGACCGCCGACCGGCCCCACGAGCTGCGCGATGTGGGCGCGCCGCAGAGCATGGACCAACTGCGGCTCTACGGCACGCATGCCAAATGGTTCGTCGAGATGGCGCTGCCGGAAGCCAGCTCCAGCATGCTGCGCTATGCGCGGACCGTCGCAGCGCGTGCCATGGCCACCGCCGCAGCCGCGCCCGCCGGCCCGGTGCATCTCAACCTGCCGCTGCGCGAACCGCTCACGCCCGATGCGCAGCCCGACGCGCCCCTGCCACAGCCGCGGGATGCGCTGGCCTGGCAGGGCCGCCCCGAACAACAGCCGTTTGTGGCGGTGCATGCAACACCCCAGACGCCGCCGCCGGCCCTGTTGGCGGCACTGGCGACCGCGCTGGCCGGACGCGAACGCGGGCTGATCATCGTCGGACCGCAGGATGACGCGGAGCTGGCCGCGCCGCTGACGGAGCTGGCCGCGCGGTTGGGCTTTCCGATCCTGGCCGATCCGCTCTCGCGGCTGCGCCACGGCCCCTTTGATCACCGGCTGATCATCGACAGCTACGACGCCGTGGTGCGCGACCCGACCTTTGTCCAGCGCGCCGCGCCGGAGGTGGTGCTGCGCTTGGGCGCCATGCCGACCTCCAAGCCGCTGCTGCAGTATCTGGCGGCGCATCCCACCTGCGAGCAGATCCTGGTCGATCATGGCGACGGCTGGCGCGATCCCGCGCTGGCCACCACGCACCTGATCCACGCCGAAGCGCGCCTGCTGGTTACCGGGCTGCTCGATCACCTGCCGCGTCGGGAGGGCAACCGTGCCTGGGCTGCGCTGTGGCAGCAGGCTGCCGCGCGCGCGCGCACCGCGCTGGAGGCGGAGATGCGTCGCTTCGATGCGCTCTTCGAGGGACGCGTCTTCCCCGAACTGGCCGCGCTGCTGCCGGCGGGCGCCACGCTGGTGGTCGGCAACAGCATGCCGATCCGCGACTGCGACACCTTTCTCGCCGGTGATCAGCGGCCCCTGCGCGTGCTGGGCAACCGCGGCGTCAACGGCATCGATGGCGTGGTCTCCACCGCGCTGGGCATCGCTGCAGCTAGTACGCCACCGGTCGTGCTGGTGCTGGGCGACCTCTCCTTCTACCACGATCTGAACGGGCTGCTGGCGGCCAAACGCTACGGCCTGCGCCTGACGGTCGTGCTGATCAACAACAACGGCGGCGGTATCTTCTCGTTCCTGCCGCAGGCCAACCATCCCCAGCACTTCGAGCTGCTCTTCGGCACCCCGCACGGCCTCGATTTCGAGCCGGTGGTGCGCATGTATGGCGGCGCCTTCCAGCGCGTGCACGATTGGGGCGCCTTCCGCAATGCCGTGACGACCGCGCTGGCCGGCGACGGGCTGAGCGTGATCGAAGTCCCGACCGAACGCGCTGCCAATGTGCAGCTGCATCGTCGGCTGTGGCAGGCTGTCTCGGAGGCCCTCCAGGCCGAGGGAGAACCCGCCTGA
- a CDS encoding isochorismate synthase has translation MPALEYALDHATLRACLRDGVHRARRAARPILVSQTSVVDAPDPLVLLLAAQALHQPAFFWQQPQRDLTLVGVGAAAQITTQGHDRFAATAAHWQQVLAGALIDAPTGAGPLLLGGFSFDPDRPRSPLWRAFPDGALILPRLHLRLEAGAALLTINLLVDSTTDVQAAADELVSWYATLSDLPLPTSEPPRGARVAELTGAAAWQALVRHAVETIRRGALTKVVLARAVRLSAAQPLALGRALQRLREHYPGACTFAILRDQHCFLGATPERLVAVRNGIARTTALAGTIRRGATAAEDAALGTQLLGSAKDRHEHALVVETLRAALRAVCDDVHVPDVPELLRLNNVQHLHTPLQGRLRAGHTLLDLLAQLHPTPAVGGLPRAAALRYLREHEALDRGWYAAPVGWLDARGEGEFMVALRSGLISGTQATLFAGCGIVAGSDPAAEYEETRLKLSPMLAALDAVEE, from the coding sequence ATGCCGGCGCTTGAGTATGCCCTTGACCATGCAACGTTGCGCGCCTGTCTGCGGGACGGCGTGCACCGCGCCCGGCGCGCCGCGCGCCCGATCCTGGTGAGCCAGACCAGCGTCGTGGACGCGCCCGACCCGCTGGTCTTGCTACTCGCAGCGCAGGCGCTGCACCAACCCGCCTTTTTCTGGCAACAACCACAGCGCGATCTGACGTTGGTGGGCGTGGGTGCGGCGGCGCAGATCACCACGCAGGGCCACGATCGCTTTGCCGCCACGGCTGCGCATTGGCAGCAGGTGCTGGCCGGCGCGCTGATCGACGCACCCACCGGCGCGGGGCCGCTGCTGCTGGGTGGCTTCAGCTTCGATCCCGACCGCCCGCGCAGCCCGCTGTGGCGCGCCTTCCCCGACGGCGCGCTGATCCTGCCGCGCCTACACCTGCGGCTGGAAGCCGGCGCGGCGCTGCTGACCATCAATCTGCTGGTGGACAGCACCACCGACGTACAGGCTGCCGCCGACGAGCTGGTAAGCTGGTATGCCACGCTGAGCGATCTGCCGTTGCCCACGTCCGAGCCGCCGCGCGGCGCGCGCGTCGCGGAGCTGACCGGCGCCGCTGCGTGGCAGGCACTGGTGCGCCATGCGGTCGAGACCATCCGGCGTGGCGCGCTGACCAAGGTGGTGCTCGCCCGCGCCGTACGCCTCAGCGCCGCGCAACCCCTGGCCCTGGGCCGGGCCCTACAGCGGCTGCGCGAGCACTACCCCGGTGCCTGTACCTTCGCCATTCTGCGCGATCAACACTGCTTCCTGGGCGCGACACCGGAACGGCTGGTCGCGGTGCGCAACGGCATCGCGCGCACTACCGCGCTGGCCGGGACGATCCGGCGTGGCGCGACCGCCGCCGAGGATGCGGCGCTGGGCACACAGTTGCTCGGCAGCGCCAAGGATCGCCACGAGCACGCGCTGGTGGTCGAGACCCTGCGCGCGGCGTTGCGCGCGGTCTGCGACGACGTGCACGTGCCCGACGTGCCGGAGCTGCTACGCCTGAACAACGTGCAGCACCTGCACACTCCGCTGCAGGGCCGGCTGCGGGCGGGCCACACCCTGCTCGATCTGCTGGCGCAGCTGCATCCCACGCCGGCGGTTGGCGGTCTGCCTCGCGCGGCGGCGCTGCGCTACCTGCGCGAGCACGAAGCGCTGGATCGCGGCTGGTATGCCGCGCCGGTCGGCTGGCTGGATGCGCGTGGCGAGGGCGAGTTTATGGTCGCGCTGCGCTCCGGCCTGATCAGCGGCACGCAGGCCACCCTCTTTGCCGGCTGCGGCATCGTTGCCGGCTCCGACCCGGCAGCCGAGTACGAGGAGACGCGGCTCAAGCTGAGCCCGATGCTGGCGGCGCTGGACGCAGTCGAGGAGTAG
- a CDS encoding thymidine kinase: protein MLEGSLGSIEVICGSMFSGKTEELIRRVKRAQIARKRVQVFKPAIDLRYSLEEVASHDGVRAHAIPVSSAAEIADQLDPDAQVIAIDEVQFFDDGIVALCERLAGDGKRVIVAGLDQDFRGEPFGPMPQLMAKAEAIDKLHAICVVCGATASRTQRLINGRPASYHDPVILVGASETYEARCRQCHQVPR from the coding sequence ATGCTTGAAGGTTCGCTCGGCAGCATCGAGGTCATCTGCGGTTCCATGTTCAGCGGCAAAACTGAAGAGCTGATCCGGCGCGTCAAACGCGCCCAGATCGCTCGCAAACGCGTACAAGTCTTCAAGCCGGCGATCGACCTGCGCTACAGCCTGGAAGAGGTCGCCTCGCATGACGGTGTGCGCGCCCATGCGATTCCGGTCAGCTCCGCGGCCGAGATCGCCGACCAGCTCGATCCCGACGCGCAGGTGATCGCCATCGACGAGGTGCAGTTCTTCGACGATGGTATTGTGGCCCTGTGCGAACGCTTGGCCGGTGATGGCAAACGCGTGATCGTCGCCGGGCTGGATCAGGACTTTCGCGGCGAGCCCTTCGGACCGATGCCGCAGCTGATGGCCAAGGCCGAAGCCATCGATAAACTCCACGCCATCTGCGTGGTCTGCGGCGCTACCGCCAGCCGCACCCAACGCCTGATCAACGGACGGCCTGCCTCCTACCACGACCCGGTGATCCTGGTAGGCGCCAGCGAGACCTACGAGGCGCGCTGCCGCCAGTGCCACCAGGTCCCACGCTAG
- a CDS encoding universal stress protein, with protein MSNTGGVIPADTGPAPDADQPPRRAVRVLVGIGINPDSQRLLQTAFRLAQGLGGELLALHIQPPGNPTRLYRANLERHLQQARDLGAHVEVISGHDIATTLVHYGRIHQVTHLVVGQSDVSRWHEVTRGSIVNRLLRLIQQQQAGIDLYVVTSSGLA; from the coding sequence ATGAGCAATACCGGAGGCGTGATACCTGCAGACACAGGGCCAGCACCGGATGCCGATCAGCCACCTCGCCGCGCGGTGCGCGTGCTGGTCGGCATCGGCATCAACCCCGACAGCCAGCGCCTGCTTCAGACCGCTTTCCGCCTGGCCCAAGGGCTGGGTGGTGAGCTACTGGCGCTGCATATCCAGCCACCCGGCAATCCCACGCGCCTCTACCGCGCCAACCTGGAACGCCACCTGCAACAGGCGCGCGACCTCGGCGCGCACGTCGAGGTGATCAGTGGCCATGATATCGCTACAACCCTGGTCCACTATGGCCGTATCCACCAGGTCACCCATCTGGTGGTCGGCCAGTCGGACGTCAGCCGCTGGCACGAGGTCACGCGCGGCTCGATCGTCAACCGCCTGCTGCGCCTGATCCAGCAGCAGCAGGCCGGTATCGACCTGTACGTCGTCACTTCCAGCGGTCTCGCCTGA
- the rplU gene encoding 50S ribosomal protein L21: MYAIIRDRGAQYRVEPGQVLDVALMEAEPGTEITLNEVLLVGGGDEVKVGAPLIANASVVAEVIGAVRGEKIVVFKYRRKKRYRRRTGHRQDYTRLAIKEIRA, from the coding sequence GTGTACGCAATCATTCGTGACCGCGGCGCGCAGTATCGCGTAGAACCCGGCCAGGTGCTCGACGTTGCCTTGATGGAGGCCGAGCCGGGAACCGAGATCACCCTGAACGAGGTGCTGCTGGTCGGCGGCGGCGACGAGGTCAAAGTCGGCGCGCCGCTGATCGCCAACGCCAGCGTGGTGGCCGAGGTCATCGGCGCGGTGCGCGGCGAGAAGATCGTCGTCTTCAAGTATCGGCGCAAAAAGCGCTACCGCCGCCGCACGGGCCATCGTCAGGACTACACGCGGCTGGCGATCAAGGAAATTCGCGCCTAG
- the menH gene encoding 2-succinyl-6-hydroxy-2,4-cyclohexadiene-1-carboxylate synthase, giving the protein MPRMAINGVQLNVLVQPGPPAAPALALLHGFTGNAASWQPLMAALGDLCSSVAIDALGHGASDAPEDPARYSMPHVVRDVLTVMERLGYARFLLLGYSMGGRMALQVAAAAPERLLGLILESASPGLRDEAERAARRAADERLAQMLERDGIAAFVEHWERLPLFASQQRLPTTVRQALRAQRLSNNPRGLAHSLRGAGTGAQQALHERLHALHVPTLLIAGALDDKYCAIARDMAMRLPRARLAIVADAGHCVHLEQPHHFAELVRDVVRQQLPSSHL; this is encoded by the coding sequence ATGCCGCGCATGGCGATCAACGGCGTGCAGCTCAACGTGCTGGTCCAACCGGGACCGCCCGCTGCGCCTGCACTGGCGCTGCTGCACGGCTTCACCGGCAACGCGGCAAGCTGGCAACCACTGATGGCCGCGCTGGGCGACCTTTGCAGCAGCGTGGCCATCGACGCGCTGGGCCATGGCGCCTCGGACGCGCCGGAGGATCCCGCGCGCTACAGCATGCCGCACGTCGTCAGGGATGTGCTGACGGTCATGGAGCGGTTGGGCTATGCGCGCTTCCTGCTGCTGGGCTACTCGATGGGTGGCCGCATGGCGCTGCAGGTCGCTGCCGCCGCGCCCGAACGCCTGCTGGGACTGATCCTGGAGAGCGCCTCGCCCGGCCTGCGCGACGAGGCCGAACGCGCCGCGCGCCGTGCCGCCGACGAGCGTCTGGCACAGATGCTCGAACGCGATGGCATTGCCGCCTTCGTTGAGCACTGGGAGCGATTGCCGCTGTTCGCCAGCCAGCAACGTCTGCCCACGACTGTCCGCCAGGCGTTGCGCGCACAACGCCTGAGCAACAACCCGCGCGGTCTGGCGCACAGCCTGCGCGGCGCCGGCACCGGCGCGCAGCAAGCGTTGCACGAGCGGCTCCATGCGCTGCACGTCCCCACCTTGCTGATCGCCGGAGCATTGGACGACAAGTACTGCGCCATCGCCCGCGACATGGCGATGCGGCTGCCCCGGGCGCGCCTGGCGATCGTGGCGGATGCCGGCCATTGTGTCCATCTGGAACAACCACACCACTTCGCCGAGCTGGTGCGCGATGTTGTGCGCCAGCAGCTACCATCTTCTCATCTCTAA
- a CDS encoding MFS transporter has translation MRGWSGLWRHPAFVKLWAAETISVFGSTIGGLALPLLAAKQLNATPAQMGILNATATLPWLLIGLFAGVWVDRLRRRPLLIAADVGRALALSLIPLLWWHAILRIEVLYLIGLMVGVLTVFFDIAYQSYLPALVGREQIVEGNSKLEVSRSAAQIAGPGLGGALVQWIGAPLTILVDALSFALSGLLLVWIRSTEPVPPRAAHERIWRAIGTGLRLIVRHPYLRPLAGYVATFNLCASIANALSVLFLTRELRLEPAALGLILTIGAPGALVGALLAGRVTQRYGLGRTLITMALLGGIGMTCAPLAAGPAPLISALLIGGQFITGLSVVIYNINAISLRQIITPPQLLGRMNASMRFLIWGTMPIGALLGGLLGEAIGLRPALLVAAGGCLAAVGWLVRSPLRDLREPPTVQPPDMGVAHAQP, from the coding sequence ATGCGAGGCTGGTCCGGACTATGGCGGCACCCCGCGTTTGTGAAGCTGTGGGCCGCCGAAACCATTTCGGTGTTTGGTTCAACAATCGGCGGGCTGGCGCTACCGCTGTTGGCTGCCAAGCAACTCAACGCTACGCCGGCGCAGATGGGCATACTGAACGCCACGGCGACGCTGCCCTGGCTACTGATCGGCCTCTTCGCCGGCGTCTGGGTTGACCGCCTACGCCGCCGCCCCCTGCTGATCGCTGCGGACGTGGGCCGCGCGCTGGCGCTGAGCCTGATTCCGCTGCTGTGGTGGCATGCAATCCTGCGCATCGAAGTGCTCTATCTGATCGGCTTGATGGTGGGCGTGCTGACGGTGTTTTTTGACATCGCCTACCAGTCCTACCTGCCGGCGCTGGTAGGCCGTGAGCAGATCGTTGAGGGCAACAGCAAGCTGGAAGTGAGTCGTTCGGCAGCGCAGATCGCCGGTCCTGGCCTGGGCGGCGCGCTGGTGCAGTGGATCGGTGCGCCGCTGACGATCCTGGTCGACGCGCTCTCATTCGCTTTGTCGGGCCTACTGCTGGTATGGATCCGCAGCACCGAGCCCGTTCCGCCACGCGCCGCGCACGAGCGCATCTGGCGCGCGATCGGCACGGGGCTGCGGCTGATCGTGCGCCATCCCTACCTGCGTCCGCTGGCCGGCTATGTTGCCACCTTCAACCTGTGCGCCAGTATCGCCAACGCCCTCTCGGTGTTGTTTCTGACCCGCGAGCTGCGGCTGGAGCCGGCGGCCCTGGGGCTGATCCTGACCATCGGCGCGCCGGGCGCGCTGGTTGGGGCCCTGCTGGCCGGACGCGTCACACAACGCTACGGCTTGGGGCGGACCCTGATCACGATGGCCCTGCTGGGCGGGATCGGCATGACCTGCGCGCCGTTGGCGGCCGGACCGGCGCCGTTGATCAGCGCGCTGCTGATCGGCGGACAGTTCATCACCGGACTGAGCGTGGTGATCTACAACATCAACGCCATCAGTCTGCGGCAGATCATCACACCGCCTCAGCTGCTGGGCCGCATGAATGCCAGCATGCGCTTTCTGATCTGGGGCACCATGCCCATCGGCGCGCTGCTGGGCGGCCTGCTGGGCGAAGCCATTGGCCTGCGGCCCGCGCTGCTGGTAGCCGCCGGCGGTTGTCTGGCGGCCGTCGGCTGGTTGGTGCGCTCGCCATTGCGCGACCTGCGCGAGCCGCCAACAGTGCAGCCGCCAGACATGGGCGTGGCGCATGCACAACCATGA